In Etheostoma spectabile isolate EspeVRDwgs_2016 chromosome 20, UIUC_Espe_1.0, whole genome shotgun sequence, the following are encoded in one genomic region:
- the nkx2.9 gene encoding NK2 transcription factor related, locus 9, translating into MATPTKFSFSVRSILDLPERDAEAAPRSSPLYSSCSPYSSWMDCDRSPCLSSDEGSLEASPDSTKPDDSSLDSEPDRSKKSKKRRVLFSKAQTLELERRFRQQRYLSGPEREQLARLLTLTPTQVKIWFQNHRYKMKRGRADGVLQDMEIPQPPLLRRVVVPILVRDGKPFHTCLLDTEKAGCLAPSQALPFHLAYPSLQHPSPVALPPRYHQHFPTAAASRFAWRDFWSDSVHFSSFK; encoded by the exons ATGGCTACCCCGACCAAGTTCAGTTTTTCCGTCAGGAGCATCCTGGATTTGCCTGAACGGGATGCGGAGGCAGCGCCGCGGTCCTCCCCGCTTTACTCCTCCTGCTCGCCGTACAGCTCCTGGATGGACTGCGACCGGAGTCCTTGCTTAT CTTCTGACGAAGGTAGTCTCGAGGCCTCACCGGACTCCACAAAGCCGGATGACTCGTCCCTGGACTCGGAGCCCGACAGGAGCAAGAAGAGCAAGAAGCGCCGGGTTCTGTTCTCCAAGGCCCAGACCCTGGAGCTGGAGAGGCGCTTCCGTCAGCAGCGCTATCTGTCCGGCCCGGAGAGGGAGCAGCTGGCCCGGCTCCTCACCCTGACCCCGACCCAGGTGAAGATCTGGTTCCAGAACCACCGCTACAAGATGAAGAGAGGCCGGGCAGATGGAGTGCTGCAGGACATGGAGATACCGCAACCCCCGTTGCTGCGCCGGGTCGTTGTTCCGATCCTGGTCCGGGATGGGAAACCTTTTCACACCTGCTTACTTGACACGGAGAAAGCTGGCTGTTTAGCTCCTTCTCAAGCTCTACCTTTTCACTTAGCCTACCCATCTCTACAGCACCCGTCCCCGGTCGCTCTTCCTCCACGGTACCACCAGCACTTTCCCACCGCAGCGGCCTCCAGATTCGCCTGGAGAGACTTCTGGAGCGACTCGGTCCACTTTAGTTCTTTCAAGTGA